One Streptomyces sp. NBC_00223 genomic window carries:
- a CDS encoding BACON domain-containing protein: MSRQETPAPSPGAHRKHRAPAGRARAERESERGHGGRSPDRECGQRPQGTLPMQPPGHYEPYLDGLFTYCLSILCEHDAAAGALGEVLALAERQRMKLRDSGLRLPWLYALARWACLRRLAAGLPGAPRMSAEVAEQRRAQLAALSWPEAAGTTPEQREALELAVRHQLSAQDVAHVLGLDPDTARQRLARAACEVERTRTALAVVDTGRCPEIARLAGETRVLLGPALRAELVRHVDDCGLCRRTAERVVAAGPWPGVSDATAVLALIEAPRSSAYAALLYAMDAGFGRARDTTPRFDRRGFPVDLVERAARRAKLRHRAVTTTVVAAVVAAPVLALWAAYRAGPLGSDGHAPGAGPPAAAPDGIGGVPYEKEGGARPSTSAPARAPGELGTTAPVTAAPAVSVGVSAPSGPPSAHSAAGWLAVTARAGHGRTYVTLTAGGGGPVRWAAVTTAYWLELSARSGVLRPGESITLTVVVDRSLEPVGEWTAEIGFSPGDGEVRLRGASARSVPTPPPSPTSAPSTSPPPPTTTPPPTSAPPTDPPTDSPSPTTT; encoded by the coding sequence ATGAGCAGGCAGGAGACCCCCGCCCCGAGCCCCGGCGCCCACCGCAAGCACCGTGCGCCGGCCGGGCGGGCACGCGCGGAACGGGAGTCGGAGCGGGGCCACGGCGGCCGGTCCCCCGACCGGGAGTGCGGTCAGCGACCGCAGGGCACGCTGCCCATGCAGCCGCCCGGGCACTACGAGCCGTATCTCGACGGCCTGTTCACGTACTGCCTGTCCATCCTCTGCGAGCACGACGCCGCCGCGGGCGCGCTCGGTGAGGTGCTCGCGCTCGCCGAGCGGCAGCGGATGAAGCTGCGCGACTCCGGACTGCGGCTGCCCTGGCTCTACGCGCTCGCCCGGTGGGCCTGTCTGCGGAGGCTCGCGGCCGGACTGCCGGGCGCGCCGCGGATGTCCGCGGAGGTCGCCGAGCAGCGCCGCGCCCAACTCGCCGCGCTCTCCTGGCCGGAGGCGGCCGGCACCACGCCCGAGCAGCGCGAGGCGCTGGAACTGGCCGTACGCCATCAGCTCTCCGCCCAGGACGTCGCGCATGTCCTCGGGCTCGACCCCGACACCGCCCGGCAGCGGCTCGCGCGGGCCGCCTGCGAGGTCGAGCGCACCCGTACGGCGCTGGCCGTCGTCGACACCGGGCGCTGTCCGGAGATCGCCCGGCTCGCGGGGGAGACCCGGGTGCTGCTCGGCCCGGCGCTGCGCGCCGAACTCGTCCGGCACGTGGACGACTGCGGGCTGTGCCGGCGCACGGCCGAGCGGGTGGTGGCCGCCGGGCCGTGGCCCGGGGTCTCCGACGCCACGGCCGTGCTCGCGCTGATCGAGGCGCCGAGGTCGTCGGCGTACGCGGCGCTGCTGTACGCCATGGACGCGGGGTTCGGGCGGGCGCGGGACACGACACCGCGGTTCGACCGGCGCGGGTTTCCGGTGGACCTGGTCGAACGGGCCGCGCGGCGGGCGAAGTTGCGGCACCGGGCCGTCACGACGACGGTCGTCGCGGCCGTCGTGGCCGCGCCCGTGCTGGCGCTGTGGGCGGCGTACCGGGCCGGACCGCTCGGGTCCGACGGGCACGCGCCCGGTGCCGGACCGCCCGCGGCGGCGCCCGACGGGATCGGCGGGGTGCCCTACGAGAAGGAGGGCGGCGCGCGGCCTTCGACCTCGGCGCCGGCCCGGGCGCCCGGCGAGCTGGGCACGACCGCCCCGGTGACGGCCGCGCCCGCCGTCTCGGTGGGCGTCTCCGCGCCCTCCGGGCCGCCGTCGGCCCACTCGGCGGCCGGGTGGCTCGCGGTCACCGCGCGGGCGGGGCACGGGCGTACCTATGTGACGCTGACGGCCGGGGGAGGGGGGCCGGTGCGGTGGGCGGCCGTCACCACGGCGTACTGGCTGGAGCTGTCGGCGCGGTCCGGGGTGCTGCGGCCCGGAGAATCGATCACTCTCACGGTGGTGGTGGACCGGTCGCTCGAACCGGTGGGGGAGTGGACGGCGGAGATCGGCTTCTCGCCGGGGGACGGGGAGGTCAGGCTGCGCGGCGCGTCCGCCCGGTCGGTGCCGACGCCTCCCCCCTCCCCGACCTCGGCGCCCTCCACGTCGCCCCCGCCCCCGACCACCACCCCACCCCCCACGTCGGCGCCCCCCACCGACCCGCCCACCGATTCCCCGTCGCCGACCACCACATGA
- a CDS encoding sugar phosphate isomerase/epimerase family protein: MAEPVDRPQPHEARAGRAVTVPGAKVALSTASVYPESTATAFEIAARLGYDGVEVMVWTDPVSQDVEALRRLSDYHQVPILAVHAPCLLITQRVWSTDPWVKLQRARSAAQRLGASTVVVHPPFRWQRNYARDFVRGLWRMADETDVRFAVENMYPWRYRDREMLAYAPDWDVTKEDYRHFTVDLSHAATSRTGALDMVGRMGDRLSHVHLADGSGSAKDEHLVPGRGKQPCAEVLAALAANGFDGHVVIEVNTRRAMSAAEREGDLAEALAFTRLHLGASARVGGR; the protein is encoded by the coding sequence GTGGCAGAACCAGTGGACCGCCCTCAGCCGCACGAAGCCCGCGCGGGGCGTGCCGTCACCGTGCCAGGGGCGAAGGTCGCGCTTTCCACCGCCTCGGTCTACCCGGAGTCCACGGCGACGGCGTTCGAGATCGCCGCCCGGCTGGGGTACGACGGGGTCGAGGTCATGGTGTGGACCGACCCGGTCAGCCAGGACGTGGAGGCGCTGCGGCGGCTCTCCGACTACCACCAGGTGCCGATCCTCGCGGTCCACGCGCCCTGTCTGCTGATCACCCAGCGGGTGTGGTCCACCGACCCGTGGGTCAAGCTCCAGCGGGCCCGGTCGGCGGCCCAGCGGCTCGGCGCGTCCACGGTCGTCGTCCACCCGCCCTTCCGGTGGCAGCGCAACTACGCCAGGGACTTCGTCCGCGGCCTCTGGCGGATGGCCGACGAGACGGATGTGCGGTTCGCGGTCGAGAACATGTACCCGTGGCGCTACCGGGACCGCGAGATGCTGGCGTACGCCCCCGACTGGGACGTCACCAAGGAGGACTACCGCCACTTCACGGTGGACCTCTCGCACGCGGCCACCTCCCGTACCGGCGCGCTCGACATGGTCGGGCGGATGGGCGACCGGCTCTCCCATGTCCACCTCGCCGACGGCAGCGGGTCCGCGAAGGACGAGCACCTGGTGCCGGGACGCGGCAAGCAGCCGTGCGCTGAGGTGCTGGCGGCGCTGGCCGCGAACGGCTTCGACGGGCATGTGGTGATCGAGGTCAACACCCGGCGGGCGATGTCGGCGGCCGAGCGGGAGGGTGACCTGGCGGAGGCGCTGGCCTTCACCCGGCTGCACCTGGGCGCGTCCGCGCGGGTGGGCGGCCGGTGA
- a CDS encoding HAMP domain-containing sensor histidine kinase, with product MRAFFRSGLRWKLSVAIAGVSALVAVALSLVVHNAAQVSMINSTRDVQDERVQSALRIYETTGRLVFYARLDDPDLPKALKDYAAKGQRATYVENSGDGTPTVWAETPANDGGVLSLKSTFTDRYSVLVDLDRALMVGALAVVVGGTAIGVLIGGRMSRRLRKAATAARKVADGDTDVRVREAIGGRRVRDETDELARAVDAMADALQLRLEAERRVTADIAHELRTPVTGLVTAAELLPPGRPSELVRDRVHALRTLVEDVLEVARLDGAAEHADLQDVALGEFVRRRVPAFAPDAKVLVTEDAVVQTDPRRLERILGNLLANANRHGEPQIEVVVDGPYVRVRDHGPGFAPALLREGPSRFRTGSSDRSGSGHGLGLTIAAGQARVLGARLTFRNAPEEDGGGAVAQLLLPR from the coding sequence ATGCGTGCCTTCTTCCGCAGCGGACTGCGCTGGAAACTCAGCGTGGCCATCGCCGGGGTGTCCGCGCTGGTCGCTGTCGCGCTGAGCCTGGTCGTGCACAACGCGGCCCAGGTCAGCATGATCAACAGCACCCGTGACGTCCAGGACGAGCGGGTGCAGTCGGCGCTGCGGATCTACGAGACCACCGGCCGGCTGGTCTTCTACGCCCGGCTGGACGACCCCGACCTGCCCAAGGCGCTCAAGGACTACGCCGCCAAGGGCCAGCGCGCCACCTACGTCGAGAACAGCGGCGACGGCACCCCCACGGTCTGGGCCGAGACCCCCGCGAACGACGGCGGGGTGCTCTCGTTGAAGAGCACCTTCACCGACCGCTACTCGGTGCTGGTCGACCTGGACCGGGCGCTGATGGTCGGCGCGCTCGCGGTCGTCGTCGGCGGTACGGCGATCGGCGTGCTGATCGGCGGCCGGATGTCGCGGCGGCTGCGCAAGGCGGCCACGGCGGCCCGCAAGGTCGCCGACGGCGACACCGACGTACGGGTGCGCGAGGCCATCGGCGGCCGCCGGGTGCGGGACGAGACCGATGAGCTGGCCCGGGCCGTGGACGCCATGGCCGACGCCCTCCAGCTGCGGCTCGAAGCCGAGCGCCGGGTCACCGCCGACATCGCGCACGAGCTGCGCACCCCCGTCACCGGCCTGGTCACCGCCGCCGAGCTGCTGCCGCCGGGCCGCCCCTCGGAGCTGGTACGGGACCGGGTGCACGCGCTGCGCACCCTGGTCGAGGACGTGCTGGAGGTGGCCAGGCTGGACGGCGCCGCCGAGCACGCCGACCTCCAGGACGTGGCGCTGGGCGAGTTCGTCCGCCGCCGGGTGCCCGCCTTCGCGCCCGACGCCAAGGTCCTGGTGACGGAGGACGCGGTCGTGCAGACCGATCCCCGGCGCCTTGAGCGCATCCTCGGCAACCTGCTGGCGAACGCCAACCGGCACGGCGAGCCGCAGATCGAGGTGGTGGTCGACGGCCCCTACGTACGGGTGCGCGACCACGGCCCCGGCTTCGCCCCCGCGCTGCTGCGGGAGGGGCCGAGCCGCTTCCGCACCGGCAGCTCGGACCGCTCCGGCAGCGGGCACGGGCTGGGGCTGACCATCGCCGCCGGGCAGGCCCGGGTGCTGGGCGCCCGGCTGACCTTCCGCAACGCCCCCGAGGAGGACGGCGGAGGCGCGGTGGCCCAGCTGCTGCTGCCGCGCTGA
- a CDS encoding A/G-specific adenine glycosylase, producing MSTDLPQAPATTRPPTAPTVAATTPVTVTPVTAAPEAASPAAAAPAAAGGSAAPATPPAAAVTELHDLVIDWFDDHARDLPWRRPDAGPWSVMVSEFMLQQTPVSRVLPVHEEWLTRWPRPADLAAESPGEAVRAWGRLGYPRRALRLHAAATAIAQQHGGEVPRDHAELLALPGIGEYTAAAVASFAYGRRHIVLDTNVRRVFARLVAGVEYPPNATTAAERRMADALLPLDEATAARWAAATMELGALVCGARSPECGACPVAARCTWRLAGSPAHDGPPRRGQTYAGTDRQVRGRLLAVLRATTGPVPQAALDAVWHEPVQRARALDGLVEDGLVEPLADGFYRLPA from the coding sequence ATGAGCACAGACCTCCCCCAAGCCCCCGCGACCACCCGCCCGCCCACCGCCCCGACGGTCGCGGCCACCACGCCCGTCACCGTCACGCCCGTCACCGCCGCGCCAGAGGCCGCCTCACCCGCGGCCGCCGCGCCCGCGGCCGCCGGCGGGTCCGCCGCGCCGGCCACGCCGCCGGCCGCCGCCGTGACCGAGCTGCACGACCTGGTGATCGACTGGTTCGACGACCACGCCCGCGATCTGCCGTGGCGGCGCCCGGACGCCGGTCCCTGGTCGGTGATGGTCAGCGAGTTCATGCTCCAGCAGACCCCGGTCAGCCGAGTGCTGCCGGTGCACGAGGAGTGGCTGACCCGCTGGCCCCGCCCGGCCGATCTGGCCGCCGAGTCCCCCGGTGAGGCGGTGCGCGCCTGGGGCCGGCTCGGTTATCCGCGCAGAGCGCTGCGGCTGCACGCGGCCGCGACCGCCATAGCGCAGCAGCACGGCGGCGAAGTCCCGCGCGACCACGCGGAGTTGCTGGCGCTGCCGGGCATCGGCGAGTACACGGCGGCGGCCGTGGCCTCCTTCGCGTACGGGCGGCGGCACATCGTGCTCGACACCAATGTGCGGCGGGTCTTCGCGCGGCTCGTGGCGGGCGTCGAATACCCGCCGAACGCGACGACGGCCGCCGAGCGCCGGATGGCCGACGCGCTGCTGCCGCTCGACGAGGCGACGGCCGCGCGCTGGGCGGCGGCCACCATGGAGCTGGGCGCCCTGGTGTGCGGCGCCCGCTCCCCCGAGTGCGGGGCCTGCCCGGTGGCGGCGCGCTGCACCTGGCGGCTGGCGGGCTCGCCCGCCCACGACGGTCCGCCGCGCCGCGGTCAGACGTACGCGGGCACCGACCGGCAGGTGCGCGGCAGGCTGCTGGCCGTGCTGCGGGCGACGACCGGGCCCGTACCGCAGGCCGCCCTCGACGCCGTCTGGCACGAGCCGGTGCAGCGGGCCCGCGCGCTGGACGGACTGGTCGAGGACGGATTGGTGGAACCGCTCGCCGACGGCTTCTACCGTCTGCCCGCGTAA
- the disA gene encoding DNA integrity scanning diadenylate cyclase DisA — MAANDRAGGTTPARKAAGDSAGRTGGGTGADGGLMRAALSAVAPGTSLRDGLERIVRGNTGGLIVLGMDKTVESLCTGGFVLDVEFTATRLRELCKLDGALILDKDITKILRAGVQLVPDPTIPTEETGTRHRTADRVSRQVNFPVVSVSQSMRLIALYVDGQRRVLEDSAAILSRANQALATLERYKLRLDEVAGTLSALEIEDLVTVRDVSAVAQRLEMVRRIATEIAEYVVELGTDGRLLTLQLDELIAGVEPERELVARDYVPEPTAKRSRTVPEALAELDALPQGDLIELVTVAKALGYTGSPESLDSAVSPRGYRLLAKVPRLPNTVIERLVEHFGGLQKLLAASVDDLQTVDGVGEARARSVREGLSRLAESSILERYV, encoded by the coding sequence GTGGCAGCCAATGACCGGGCAGGGGGCACCACCCCGGCCCGCAAGGCGGCGGGGGACTCTGCCGGCAGGACCGGCGGGGGCACCGGCGCCGACGGCGGGCTGATGCGCGCCGCGCTGAGCGCCGTCGCGCCCGGCACCTCCCTGCGGGACGGCCTGGAGCGCATCGTCCGCGGCAACACCGGCGGACTCATCGTGCTGGGCATGGACAAGACCGTCGAGTCGCTGTGCACCGGCGGTTTCGTGCTGGACGTGGAGTTCACCGCGACCCGGCTGCGCGAGCTGTGCAAGCTGGACGGCGCGCTGATCCTCGACAAGGACATCACCAAGATCCTGCGGGCCGGGGTCCAGCTCGTGCCGGACCCGACCATCCCGACCGAGGAGACCGGCACCCGGCACCGCACCGCGGACCGGGTCAGCCGGCAGGTCAACTTCCCCGTGGTGTCGGTCAGCCAGTCGATGCGGCTGATCGCGCTGTACGTCGACGGTCAGCGCCGTGTGCTGGAGGACTCCGCCGCGATCCTGTCCCGCGCCAACCAGGCGCTGGCCACACTTGAGCGCTACAAGCTGCGGCTCGACGAGGTGGCGGGCACGCTGTCCGCGCTGGAGATCGAGGACCTGGTCACCGTACGGGACGTCAGCGCGGTCGCCCAGCGGCTGGAGATGGTCCGCCGGATCGCCACGGAGATCGCCGAGTACGTGGTGGAGTTGGGCACCGACGGACGGCTGCTCACGCTTCAGCTGGACGAGCTGATCGCGGGCGTCGAGCCCGAACGCGAGCTGGTCGCCCGGGACTACGTGCCGGAGCCGACGGCCAAGCGCAGCCGTACGGTGCCGGAGGCGCTGGCCGAGCTGGACGCGCTGCCGCAGGGCGATCTGATCGAACTCGTCACGGTGGCAAAGGCGTTGGGCTACACGGGTTCGCCCGAGTCGCTGGACTCCGCGGTGTCGCCGCGTGGTTACCGGCTGCTGGCGAAGGTGCCGAGGCTGCCGAACACGGTGATAGAGCGGTTGGTCGAGCACTTCGGGGGGCTGCAAAAGCTGCTTGCCGCGAGTGTGGACGATCTGCAGACGGTCGACGGGGTCGGGGAGGCGCGAGCCCGCTCCGTGCGAGAGGGGCTCTCGCGGCTGGCCGAGTCCTCCATCCTGGAGCGCTACGTCTAG
- a CDS encoding TetR/AcrR family transcriptional regulator — MSPAGEPRRRGRPSGPPSGETKDRILAAAREEFSARGYDKTSVRSIGRAAGVDAALVHHYFGTKEQIFAAAIELSFAPALAAPEAIGGGVDGMGERVARFMFGVWENPATRGPLLAIMRSAVSNETAAGVFRGLISRRLLGRIAGELDLPDREIRVQLAAAQLVGMMMLRYVVKVEPLASAEPEELVAMVAPTIQRYLTAPDPRV; from the coding sequence GTGAGCCCTGCCGGGGAGCCCCGCCGCAGGGGCCGGCCGTCCGGCCCGCCCAGCGGCGAGACGAAGGACCGTATCCTCGCCGCGGCCCGTGAGGAGTTCTCGGCCCGCGGGTACGACAAGACCTCGGTCCGCTCGATCGGCCGGGCCGCGGGCGTGGACGCCGCCCTGGTCCACCACTACTTCGGTACGAAGGAGCAGATCTTCGCCGCCGCGATCGAGCTGTCCTTCGCGCCCGCGCTGGCCGCGCCCGAGGCGATCGGCGGAGGGGTGGACGGCATGGGGGAGCGGGTGGCCCGCTTCATGTTCGGCGTCTGGGAGAACCCGGCCACGCGCGGGCCGCTGCTGGCCATCATGCGCTCGGCGGTCAGCAACGAGACCGCGGCCGGTGTCTTCCGCGGCCTGATCAGCCGGCGGCTGCTGGGGCGGATCGCGGGCGAGCTGGACCTGCCGGACCGCGAGATCCGGGTGCAGCTGGCCGCCGCGCAGCTGGTCGGCATGATGATGCTGAGGTACGTCGTCAAGGTGGAGCCGCTGGCGTCCGCTGAGCCGGAGGAGCTGGTCGCGATGGTCGCGCCGACGATCCAGCGCTATCTGACGGCGCCGGACCCGCGGGTCTGA
- the cseB gene encoding two-component system response regulator CseB, with product MAATHAPHVTHVLFVEDDDVIREATTLALERDGFQVTAAPDGVTGLTAFRADRPDLALLDVMVPGLDGVSLCRRIRDESTVPVIMVSARADAIDVVLGLEAGADDYVTKPFDGAVLVARIRAVLRRFRASSAEDTDEVTLLSFGDIEIDPEGMEVTRGGERLALTPTEMRLLLEFAGAPGTVLSRDRLLERVWDYEWGGDTRVVDVHVQRLRAKIGQERLETVRGFGYKLRA from the coding sequence ATGGCCGCCACCCACGCACCCCATGTCACCCATGTCCTCTTCGTCGAGGACGACGACGTCATCCGTGAGGCGACCACCCTCGCCCTCGAACGGGACGGCTTCCAGGTCACCGCCGCCCCCGACGGCGTGACCGGGCTGACGGCCTTCCGCGCCGACCGGCCCGACCTCGCCCTGCTCGACGTGATGGTGCCGGGCCTGGACGGGGTGAGCCTGTGCCGCCGGATCAGGGACGAGTCGACCGTGCCCGTGATCATGGTGTCCGCGCGGGCCGACGCGATCGATGTCGTGCTCGGCCTGGAGGCGGGCGCCGACGACTACGTGACCAAGCCGTTCGACGGCGCCGTGCTGGTGGCCAGGATCAGGGCCGTACTGCGCCGTTTCCGGGCCTCTTCCGCCGAGGACACGGACGAGGTCACGCTGCTGTCCTTCGGCGACATCGAGATCGACCCCGAGGGCATGGAGGTCACCCGGGGCGGCGAGCGGCTGGCCCTGACCCCGACCGAGATGCGGCTGCTGCTGGAGTTCGCGGGCGCGCCGGGCACCGTACTGTCCCGCGACCGGCTGCTGGAGCGGGTCTGGGACTACGAGTGGGGCGGCGACACCCGGGTGGTGGACGTCCATGTCCAGCGGCTGCGGGCGAAGATCGGCCAGGAGCGGCTGGAGACCGTCCGCGGCTTCGGTTACAAGCTGCGGGCCTGA
- a CDS encoding SigE family RNA polymerase sigma factor has translation MAADGAVLDFEEYVRTRQDALLRSARRLVPNPIDAQDLVQTALVRTYPRWHGIADKTLADAYMRRVMINTRTEWWRNRKLEEVPTVELPDATVDDGAEQRADREMLRDVMRVLAPKQRQVVMLRHYGQLSTEETALALGMSTGTVKSTLHRALARLRYELEHGRYGYTRREDRCAA, from the coding sequence ATGGCTGCGGACGGCGCGGTACTGGACTTCGAGGAGTACGTACGGACCCGTCAGGACGCCCTGTTGCGCAGCGCCCGCCGGCTGGTGCCGAACCCCATCGACGCCCAGGACCTCGTACAGACCGCGCTCGTACGCACCTACCCGCGCTGGCACGGCATCGCGGACAAGACCCTCGCGGACGCGTACATGCGCCGGGTCATGATCAACACCCGGACCGAGTGGTGGCGCAACCGCAAGCTGGAGGAGGTCCCGACCGTCGAGCTGCCGGACGCCACCGTGGACGACGGCGCCGAGCAGCGCGCCGACCGCGAGATGCTGCGCGACGTCATGCGGGTGCTCGCGCCCAAGCAGCGGCAGGTCGTCATGTTGCGGCACTACGGCCAGTTGAGCACCGAGGAGACGGCTCTTGCCCTCGGGATGTCCACCGGTACGGTGAAGAGCACGCTGCACCGGGCACTGGCCCGGCTGCGGTACGAGCTGGAGCACGGCCGATACGGCTACACACGCAGGGAGGACCGGTGCGCGGCGTAG
- the radA gene encoding DNA repair protein RadA gives MASARKPASKDRPSYRCTECGWTAVKWLGRCGECQAWGTVEAYGGAPAVRTTAPGRVTSAARPIGQVDGRTATARSTGVPELDRVLGGGLVPGAVVLLAGEPGVGKSTLLLDVAAKASSEGGPTLYVTAEESASQVRLRADRIGAVADHLYLAAETDLSAVLGHLDDVKPSLLVLDSVQTVASPEIDGAPGGMAQVREVAGALIRASKERGMSTLLVGHVTKDGAIAGPRLLEHLVDVVLSFEGDRHARLRLIRGVKNRYGATDEVGCFELHDEGITGLADPSGLFLTRRDEPVPGTCLTVTLEGRRPLVAEVQALTVDTQIPSPRRTTSGLETSRVSMMLAVLEQRGRIKSIGKQDIYTATVGGVKLTEPAADLAVALALASAAIDTPLPQNLVAIGEVGLAGEVRRVTGVQRRLSEAHRLGFTHALVPPDPGKVPAGMKVIEVADIGDALRTLPRR, from the coding sequence ATGGCTTCCGCCCGTAAACCCGCGTCCAAGGACCGTCCCTCCTACCGCTGCACCGAATGCGGCTGGACCGCGGTCAAGTGGCTCGGCCGGTGCGGCGAGTGCCAGGCGTGGGGCACGGTCGAGGCGTACGGCGGCGCGCCCGCCGTACGGACCACCGCCCCCGGCCGGGTGACCAGCGCCGCCCGTCCCATCGGCCAGGTGGACGGGCGCACGGCCACCGCGCGCAGCACCGGCGTCCCCGAGCTGGACCGGGTGCTCGGCGGCGGCCTCGTGCCCGGCGCGGTGGTGCTGCTCGCGGGCGAGCCCGGCGTCGGCAAGTCCACGCTGCTGCTGGACGTGGCGGCGAAGGCGTCCAGCGAGGGGGGCCCGACGCTGTACGTGACCGCCGAGGAGTCCGCCTCCCAGGTGCGGCTGCGGGCCGACCGGATCGGCGCGGTCGCCGATCACCTCTACCTCGCCGCCGAGACCGATCTGTCCGCGGTCCTCGGGCACCTGGACGACGTGAAGCCGTCCCTGCTCGTGCTGGACTCGGTGCAGACCGTCGCCTCGCCCGAGATCGACGGCGCGCCCGGCGGCATGGCGCAGGTCCGCGAGGTCGCGGGCGCCCTGATCCGCGCCTCCAAGGAGCGCGGGATGTCGACGCTGCTGGTCGGCCACGTGACGAAGGACGGCGCCATCGCCGGGCCCCGGCTGCTGGAGCACCTGGTGGACGTCGTGCTGAGCTTCGAGGGCGACCGGCACGCGCGGCTGCGGCTGATCCGCGGGGTGAAGAACCGCTACGGGGCCACGGACGAGGTCGGCTGCTTCGAACTGCACGACGAGGGCATCACCGGACTCGCCGACCCGTCCGGGCTGTTCCTGACCCGGCGGGACGAGCCGGTGCCGGGCACCTGTCTGACCGTGACACTCGAAGGGCGCCGGCCGCTGGTCGCGGAGGTGCAGGCGCTGACCGTGGACACCCAGATCCCCTCGCCCCGGCGTACGACCTCGGGCCTGGAGACCTCGCGGGTGTCGATGATGCTCGCGGTGCTCGAACAGCGCGGACGTATCAAGTCGATCGGCAAGCAGGACATCTACACGGCGACCGTCGGCGGGGTGAAGCTCACCGAGCCCGCGGCCGACCTCGCGGTGGCGCTGGCGCTGGCCAGCGCGGCGATCGACACCCCGCTGCCGCAGAATCTGGTCGCGATCGGCGAGGTCGGGCTCGCGGGCGAGGTCAGACGCGTCACCGGGGTGCAGCGGCGGCTGTCCGAGGCGCACCGGCTGGGCTTCACCCACGCGCTGGTCCCGCCGGACCCGGGGAAGGTGCCCGCGGGGATGAAGGTGATCGAGGTCGCCGACATCGGGGACGCGCTGCGCACACTGCCCCGACGCTAG